Proteins from one Telopea speciosissima isolate NSW1024214 ecotype Mountain lineage chromosome 1, Tspe_v1, whole genome shotgun sequence genomic window:
- the LOC122648890 gene encoding NF-kappa-B-activating protein-like — MASRERDLQNRHYPRSRDRKLSSTVEIPEGCRCEDRENGCYSPVSGRSPSPSYSSDDHLRRRHRSPSPSPSRIRSRCCSLTRSPVNGYERSRYESDLRRDRPDSNGYHYNHRRSPKSNGNVYRDNSESDEELKGLSYEEHRRLRRQKLRKSLKKCIWNSTPSPPPGVRIRSEPLDEAKEVAEKDNQKGDSKGEDRQENGTGRRRVDSESEDSGKSLSDTDDSRSRRKVRSRRSDGRKSKSSGSRRRRSRKSSVDTESNEEVSVSETSYYSSEEDTKGRKKSGRTHSRQGNNRSRRSSKRTRRSRNSRDIDSDESPTEESGSGEVSDTSPSSDEDAISKKQKLGSSSSRTKRSNKKGHTESGSESSTEGSSDSEVDAKSIAMTDDTKNAEINTEALSFKELFESQKKSALDSEPIVGPVPLPRAEGHISYGGALRPGEGDAIAQYVQQGKRIPRRGEVGLSADEIQKFEGLGYVMSGSRHQRMNAIRIRKENQVYSAEDKRALAMFNYEEKAKREHKVMADLQRLVQRHIGQEVGPTHDPFAVKASEGTDN; from the coding sequence ATGGCgagtagagagagagatttgcaGAACCGCCATTACCCGCGAAGCCGTGACCGGAAACTCTCGTCAACGGTGGAAATCCCCGAAGGATGTCGTTGCGAGGATCGAGAAAACGGCTGTTACTCTCCGGTATCAGGTAGGTCGCCATCTCCTTCATACTCTTCCGACGATCATCTTCGTCGTCGTCATCGTAGCCCTAGCCCTAGCCCTAGCCGTATTCGTAGTCGTTGTTGTAGTCTGACTCGCAGCCCTGTCAACGGTTACGAAAGATCTCGTTACGAATCAGATCTCCGTCGTGATCGACCGGACTCAAATGGATACCATTACAACCATAGGAGAAGCCCTAAGTCTAATGGAAATGTATACCGCGACAACTCCGAATCTGATGAGGAATTGAAGGGGTTGAGCTACGAAGAGCACCGCAGGCTTAGACGCCAGAAACTGAGGAAGAGCCTGAAGAAATGTATTTGGAATTCCACCCCTAGTCCTCCTCCCGGTGTAAGGATTCGCTCTGAGCCTCTGGATGAAGCCAAGGAAGTTGCAGAAAAGGACAACCAAAAGGGTGATTCGAAAGGGGAAGATCGGCAGGAGAACGGAACTGGTCGCCGTCGTGTTGATTCCGAATCTGAAGACTCGGGAAAAAGTTTGTCGGACACGGATGATTCCCGGTCTAGGAGGAAGGTTAGAAGCCGACGGAGTGATGGGCGGAAGAGTAAATCGTCAGGTTCTAGGAGGCGCAGAAGTAGAAAATCATCCGTTGATACTGAATCAAATGAAGAAGTAAGCGTGTCAGAGACTTCTTATTATTCAAGTGAAGAAGACACGAAAGGTAGGAAGAAATCTGGAAGAACGCATAGTAGGCAAGGGAATAATAGGAGTAGACGTAGCAGCAAGAGAACAAGGAGAAGCAGAAACAGTAGAGATATTGATTCTGATGAGAGCCCAACTGAGGAGAGTGGAAGTGGAGAGGTATCTGATACAAGCCCGTCCTCTGATGAGGACGCCATATCCAAGAAGCAGAAGCTCGGCAGTTCCTCTTCCCGTACGAAAAGAAGCAACAAAAAGGGGCACACTGAATCAGGGAGTGAGAGTTCAACTGAGGGCTCTTCTGACTCCGAAGTTGATGCGAAAAGCATCGCTATGACTGATGACACAAAGAATGCTGAGATTAATACGGAGGCCCTGAGTTTCAAGGAGTTGTTTGAGTCTCAGAAGAAATCTGCTTTGGACAGCGAACCTATTGTGGGACCTGTTCCTCTTCCAAGGGCTGAAGGGCATATTAGCTATGGAGGTGCTCTTAGGCCTGGTGAGGGTGATGCTATTGCTCAGTATGTGCAGCAAGGAAAGCGTATTCCTCGCAGAGGAGAAGTGGGTCTTTCTGCTGACGAGATTCAGAAGTTTGAGGGTCTTGGTTATGTGATGAGTGGTAGTAGGCATCAGAGAATGAATGCAATTCGTATCCGAAAAGAAAACCAGGTGTACAGTGCTGAAGACAAGCGGGCTTTGGCAATGTTTAACTATGAGGAGAAGGCAAAACGCGAACACAAGGTCATGGCAGATCTACAGCGGCTGGTGCAACGTCACATTGGGCAAGAAGTTGGTCCAACTCATGATCCTTTTGCTGTAAAAGCTTCTGAGGGGACTGATAACTGA